Within the Saccharopolyspora gloriosae genome, the region CGCGTGCACCGACACCCCGGGCCAGGTCGAGGAGGGCCAGGAACCGCCCGAGCACTTCCAGCCGCGCGACCTCAGCTGGTCACCGGACGGCAGACGCGCGGTGTTCTCCGAGCGGGCGGGCCAGGACGCCCCCGAACATCTGTCCATCGTGGACATGGAATCGGGTGAGATCACTCCGCTGACGCAGGGATTCCCGGGGCGCCAGAAGGAAGCCACGTGGCAGGCGACGGTCGACATGAGCGTGACGGCGCCCGCGCGCACCGATGAGATCGACGTGGGCGACTCGGTCCAGGTGACCGCGCAGGTCACCAACAACGGCCCCGCCGCCGCCCCCGGAGCGGAGGCGGACCTGACCGTCCCGGACGGGGCGCGGCTGACCGAGATCGATTCCAGCACCGGGCAATGCCGCATCGCCGATGGGCACTGCTCGCTCGGGACGCTGCAACCGGATCAGACCGTGCGCGTCACCGCCACCGTCGTCGGCGTGGAAGGCGGCGACCGGCCGCTGCGCTGGGAGGCGGGCGGCCGGATGCGCGACAGCAGGCCCGCCGACAACACCGCCACCACCGTCGTCCCGGTACGAGCCCCGGAACCACCGCCGCCACCACCACCGCCTCCGCCTCCTGCCGGGCCGGGCGTGACGGTGCGCGCCGACCCGAACCCGTCTTACGTGGGCGGTCGCACCGACGTGGCGTTCACCGTGCGCAACACGGGCCGCTCCACGGCGACGGGCCTCAGCTTGGACATCGCGCTACCGCCGGGAATTCCGGTGACGGCGCTACCGCCGGGCTGCACCGCGACCCGGTGCCCGCTGCCGGACCTCCCGCCCGGCGCGGAACGGCCGGTGGTCCTGGTGCTGGCTCCGAACGCCGCACTGGAGGCCGAGATCAGCGGCACCTTGCGCACCACCGGAACGGACACCACACCGGCCGACAACGTGGCGCGCACCCCGTACCGGGTGTTGCAGCCGAGGATCATCGCGGTGCCGGAGGTCGGTGAGCCGGGTTTCGTGACGTCGGTGCGCGGCATCGATTTCCCGCCGGGCGTGCCGGTGCGGTTGAACTGGACGCCGGGCATCACCGCGGCCGCCGCACCGACGTTCCCGCGCACCGATGGCCGGTTCGCCGCGCAGCTGCTGGTCCTGCCGAAAGACCAGACCGGCCCGCGCACCATCACCGCCACCGGCCCGGGTTTCCGGGCGTTGCCCACGGATTTCCTGGTCATCGCCCCGACAGTGCCGCCTCCGCTGCTGGGGCGCCGATGATCGGGAGGTGCGTGGAGTGATCCACGAAGTGGACGAGGGCCTGCGCCTGCTGCTGACCGAGGAGGGCGTGCCCGGTTCCGGGGTGGAGCTGGCTTTCGACCCGCCCACCACGGATTGGGCGGCGAAGCGCAACGCTCCCACGGTCAACGTGTTCCTTTACGACATCCGGGAGTACGCGGCACTGCGCCAGCGCGGTTCGATCGAGAAGTTCGACGACGAGGGAAACGTCATCGGCCGGTTCGACCCGCCGCGCTGGTTCCAGCTGTCGTACCTGGTCACGGCGTGGACGAACCGCCCGCAGGACGAGCATCGACTGCTGGCCCAGGTGTTGCGCGGGCTGGTCCGGCACGAGGCGCTGGACCCGCAGTGGCGCACCGGAACCCTCGAGGAGCTGGCCTTGGCGGTGTCGTTGGAGACCGGCGGTGAGCTCGCCGAGGGCCGCTCGCCCACCGACGTGTGGTCGGCGTTGGGCGGGGAGCTCAAGCCCTCGATCACGCTGCGGGTGACGGCGCCGCTGGCCGGGAACCTGCGGCCCGTCGGCCCGCCGGTGACCGAAGGCGTGGCCCTCGGCGCGCGGGCCGCCGTGGCCGACGGCGAGGTCGACGAGCAGCGGCACCTGCGCTACGAGGACACCGGCGCCGAAGGCGAGGCCTTCTCCTCGTCCCGGCCCCGGCCGGGCGGACGGCGGCGCATCCGGGGACCGTTGTGAGCGCCGAGTTGTGGGACCGGCTGCGGGCCGTGGAACAGCGGGTCCGGGAGGCGCTGGACGCGCGCGCCGACCCGGGCCGCGACGACCCGTACCGCGGCCTGTACCTGACCGAGGAACTGGTCCGGGAGGTCCTGGACACCCCGTCGTCCGCCTGGTCCGCCGAGCCCGGCCCGGTCGCCGAACCGGGCGCACGATTGTCCTGCCTCGCAACGGATTTCGGCCTGGACGCGTGGGACGTGGAGTTCCTGCTGATCGCGCTGGCACCGGAACTCGACGCCCGCTTCGAACGCCTCTACGGCTACCTCAACGACGACGTGACGCGGCGCCGCGCGACGGCCGGGATGGTGTTGGAGCTGTGCGGAATGCCGACCGCGGGCGCGGGCCGGTTCCGCTTCACACCCACGTCCCCGCTGGTCGCGGGCGGCCTGCTGGAGGTGCAGGAGCCGGAGCGGCCGCTGTTGACCCGGACGTTGCGGGTACCGGACCGGGTCGTGGCGCACCTGCTGGGCGAGGACACGTCGGACCCGCAGGTGGGCGACCTGGCGCGGCTGGTGGACGAACCGGTCACCGACCCCGCGGAACTGGTGAAGCGCCTGGCGACCGGCCTCGACGCGGGAATCGGCGCGGTGCACTTGCGCGGCACGACGGGCGCCGCGCAGTGGGCGGTGGACGCCCTCGCGGTGAGCGGCCGTGCGGCACTCGTGCTGGACACGGCCGCCTTGGCCGCCGAGGCGGACCCGCCGATCGCGGAACTCGTGCGCGAGGCGCGGCTGCACCGGGCGGGCCTGGTACTCGGCCCGGTGGAGAAGATCTCCCGTGCGGAAACCACGTTGCGGCGACTGCTCGACGCGGCCGAGCGGATTCCGCTGCTGCTGCACGGTTCCGGTGGCTGGGACCCGACGTGGGCGCGGCGATCCCCGCTCACGATCACGCTGCCGGAACCGGATCGGGCCTCACGAGCCGCCCAGTGGCACCGCGCGCTCACCGAGTCCGGAGCCGGCGCGGAGGTCGATCCCGAGGCGGTCAGCGCCTACCGCCTCAGCACCGAGCAGGTGCACCGCGCGGCATCGGTGGCGACCCGGCTGGCCCGTTTCGAGCAACGTTCCCTCACGGCGGCGGACCTGCGCACCGGAGTACGAGCGCAGAACGGGGCCGGTCTGGAACGTCTCGCCCGCCGCATCACCCCGAGCGTGACCTGGGACGACTTGGTCCTGCCCGAGCAGACCGCGCGGGCGTTGACGGAACTGTCGGTGCGCGCCCGCCACCGCGACCAGGTGCTCGGCGAGTGGCGGATGCGCCCCGGCGGCGGACGTGGCCGCGGCGTCCTCGCCCTGTTCGCGGGAGAGTCGGGCACCGGCAAGACGATGTCGGCGGAGGTCGTCGCCGCCGACCTGGGCATGGACCTCTACGTGGTCGATCTGTCCACAGTGGTCGACAAGTACATCGGTGAGACGGAGAAGAACCTCGAACGCATCTTCACGGAAGCGGTGGAGGTCAACGGAGTCCTGCTGTTCGACGAGGCCGACGCCATCTTCGGCAAGCGCTCCCAGGTCAAGGACGCCCAAGACCGCTACGCCAACGTCGAATCGGCGTACCTGTTGCAGCGCATGGAATCCTTCGACGGCATCGCGGTGCTCACCACGAACCTCCGCGCCAACCTCGACGAGGCCTTCACCAGGCGCCTCGACGTGATCGCGGACTTCCCGATGCCCGAAGCGGCCCAACGCCGGGCGTTGTGGGACCGAACGCTCGGCACCGCTCTCCCCCGCGCCGACGACCTCGACCTGGACTTCTGCGCCGACCGCTTCGAACTCGCCGGAGGCTCCATCCGAGCCTGCGCGGTCACCGCCGCCTACCTCGCCGCCGAAGCCGCGAGACCGGTCACCATGACAGACCTCCTCACCGCCCTCCGCCAGGAATACGCCAAACTCGGCCGACTGGCCTTGGACTCGGAGTTCGGCGGAGCACCGTAGCCCCGAGACGACCCGCCCCAGGGGCTCGAGATGAATGCCTCCTTCACCCACTCCCTTCCCGTCCGGCCAAAGGGGTTGGAGAGGCGCCCCACACTGGCCGCATTGTCCGGTGACGTTACGAACTCGGGCCGGGCGTTGTGGGACCGAACGCTCGGCACCGCTCTCCCCCGCGCCGACGGTCTCGACCTGGACTTCTGCGCCGACCGCTTCGAACTCGCCGGAGGCTCCATCCGAGCCTGCGCGGTCACCGCCGCCTACCTCGCCGCCGAAGCCGCGAGGCCGGTGACCAAGACAGACCTCCTCACCGCCCCGGGACGCTGCGCGCCATCGATCAGCTCTGCCTCGGGGCGGTTGAGGACGCGATGACAGGGCGCGTTGGCCGAAGTCCTGCAGTGGCAAGAGCACTTCGAAGTGCACGCCTATGGCCCCACGGGTGACGCGAGATCGCGCAGTACGAGAACGCCTACCGGCTCTGCCACGTCCGCGGACCCGCGGGGATCATCGTGGCGCTGGCCGAGCCGCTGGGCTGGCTCAGCAGTCGTCGTGGTCTTCCACCGGTTCGCGCATCACTCGGCGGGCGTTGTCCTCCGCCGCGCGCTCGAAGCGGTCCGAGGGGTCGGAGATCTTGAGCCCGTTGCCGTTGTCCGTTCCCGCTACGGGGCCGGAGCGCTGCTGGATGACGTGGGTGAGCTCGTGGGCGAGGGTGTGCTTGTCGGAAGCGCCGGAGCCGAGCACGACGTTGTTTCCGGAGGTGTACGCGCGGGCGCCGATTTCGCCTGCGGAGCGCTGCGCCGTGGTGCCGGTGTGCAGCCGCACGTCCGAGAAATCGGCACCCAGGCGGGATTCCATCTCCTGGCGCACCGGCGGGGCGATCGGATTCCCGGATGATTTCAGCACGTCGTCGCCGGACCAGACGGGCTCGGGAGCCGCCTCCGGTGGCGCCATCCGTCGCTGGATCAGCTGAGCGACGGCGGCGTTGCCGAGCGTTCGCTGCAGGTGCAGCAACTGCTCGGCGGTGCCGGAGTGCTCCGGTGCTCGGGTCGTGCGCTCGGGTTTCGCCGCGGACTTCGCCGGCTCGTGCTGGTCGCGCTCCCGCATGGTCCCTCCTTCTGACCCGGCAACGGCACCACTCCTACCGGACCCGCCTGCGCACCGGGAATGCCCGGAAGGGCAGAGGGCGGGGCAATGCGCCGTCACCTGCCTGCCGAGGCAAAGCGGGATTGCCCCGGAAGGCACTGGTGTTGCCCTCGGCGCAGGTCGAGCGGACATGGTCGCGCGGGCGTGCGGTGGCGAGGCTCTGAGTGCACGAACGCCGCAGACGAAGGAGCGAACATGCCGTCGTACCTGTCCCCTGGCGTGTACGTGGAGGAAGTCCAGAGCGGGGCCAGGCCGATCGAAGGGGTCGGGACCGCGGTGGCCGCCTTCGTCGGCTTCGCACCGCAGGGGCCGTTCCACGAGCCGACGCTGGTGACCAACTGGAACCAGTACGTGCAGAACTTCGGCGGCTTCGACGACGGCTACCTGGCGCACGCCGTCTACGGCTACTTCGCCAACGGCGGTGGTTCCGCCTACGTGGTGCGCATCGGCGGCCCGTCCGAGGCCGCCGCCCCCGCGCGTCCCGCGGCCGGCCCGGTGGAGCTGGGTGGGCTGCAGATTTCGGCGCTGGGCGCGGCCACTGCTGACGTGACCGTGGAGGTCGCCGACGCGGAAGGGGAGAACCCCCCGGAGGACCGCTTCCGGCTGCTGGTGCACCAAGGCGGCAAGGTCGTCGAGACCTTCGACGTGTCCACCCGCAAGAACGTCAAGACCTTCGTGGTGACGCAGGTCCGGGAGCGTTCCAAGCTGATCGAGGTCACCGAGCAGTCCGGCGGCACCCTCGCTCGGCCGGACAACCAGACCGTCACCGTTCCCGCCACTCCACCGAGCGCGACGACGCCGGCCAAGGTCGACGCCCGGGAGTACGTCGGCGATCTGGCCGCCCGCACCGGATTCGGTGGACTGGAGACCGTCGACGAGATCACCATGGTCGCCGTCCCGGACCTGATGAGCGCCCACCAGCGCGGCCTCATCGACGCCGAGGGCGTGAAAACGGTGCAGCTGGCGGCTATTTCGCACTGCGAGCAGCTCGGCGACCGGGTGGCGCTGCTGGACGCGCCGCCTGGGCTGAACGCGCAGCAGGTGCGGACCTGGCGGATGGACGAGGCGGGCTACGACTCGAACTACGCGACGCTCTACTACCCGTGGATCAAGGTGTTCGACCCGGCTTCGGGGCGCAACAAGATGGTGCCGCCGAGCGGGCACGTCGCGGGCGTGTGGGCGCGCAGCGACACCGAACGCGGCGTGCACAAGGCGCCCGCGAACGAGGTGATCCGGGGCGCGGTCGACTT harbors:
- a CDS encoding DUF4255 domain-containing protein, producing MIHEVDEGLRLLLTEEGVPGSGVELAFDPPTTDWAAKRNAPTVNVFLYDIREYAALRQRGSIEKFDDEGNVIGRFDPPRWFQLSYLVTAWTNRPQDEHRLLAQVLRGLVRHEALDPQWRTGTLEELALAVSLETGGELAEGRSPTDVWSALGGELKPSITLRVTAPLAGNLRPVGPPVTEGVALGARAAVADGEVDEQRHLRYEDTGAEGEAFSSSRPRPGGRRRIRGPL
- a CDS encoding ATP-binding protein, translated to MSAELWDRLRAVEQRVREALDARADPGRDDPYRGLYLTEELVREVLDTPSSAWSAEPGPVAEPGARLSCLATDFGLDAWDVEFLLIALAPELDARFERLYGYLNDDVTRRRATAGMVLELCGMPTAGAGRFRFTPTSPLVAGGLLEVQEPERPLLTRTLRVPDRVVAHLLGEDTSDPQVGDLARLVDEPVTDPAELVKRLATGLDAGIGAVHLRGTTGAAQWAVDALAVSGRAALVLDTAALAAEADPPIAELVREARLHRAGLVLGPVEKISRAETTLRRLLDAAERIPLLLHGSGGWDPTWARRSPLTITLPEPDRASRAAQWHRALTESGAGAEVDPEAVSAYRLSTEQVHRAASVATRLARFEQRSLTAADLRTGVRAQNGAGLERLARRITPSVTWDDLVLPEQTARALTELSVRARHRDQVLGEWRMRPGGGRGRGVLALFAGESGTGKTMSAEVVAADLGMDLYVVDLSTVVDKYIGETEKNLERIFTEAVEVNGVLLFDEADAIFGKRSQVKDAQDRYANVESAYLLQRMESFDGIAVLTTNLRANLDEAFTRRLDVIADFPMPEAAQRRALWDRTLGTALPRADDLDLDFCADRFELAGGSIRACAVTAAYLAAEAARPVTMTDLLTALRQEYAKLGRLALDSEFGGAP
- a CDS encoding DUF4157 domain-containing protein, giving the protein MRERDQHEPAKSAAKPERTTRAPEHSGTAEQLLHLQRTLGNAAVAQLIQRRMAPPEAAPEPVWSGDDVLKSSGNPIAPPVRQEMESRLGADFSDVRLHTGTTAQRSAGEIGARAYTSGNNVVLGSGASDKHTLAHELTHVIQQRSGPVAGTDNGNGLKISDPSDRFERAAEDNARRVMREPVEDHDDC
- a CDS encoding phage tail sheath family protein, translated to MPSYLSPGVYVEEVQSGARPIEGVGTAVAAFVGFAPQGPFHEPTLVTNWNQYVQNFGGFDDGYLAHAVYGYFANGGGSAYVVRIGGPSEAAAPARPAAGPVELGGLQISALGAATADVTVEVADAEGENPPEDRFRLLVHQGGKVVETFDVSTRKNVKTFVVTQVRERSKLIEVTEQSGGTLARPDNQTVTVPATPPSATTPAKVDAREYVGDLAARTGFGGLETVDEITMVAVPDLMSAHQRGLIDAEGVKTVQLAAISHCEQLGDRVALLDAPPGLNAQQVRTWRMDEAGYDSNYATLYYPWIKVFDPASGRNKMVPPSGHVAGVWARSDTERGVHKAPANEVIRGAVDLETTLSKGEQDLLNPIGVNCVRAFAGRGIRIWGARTLSSDPAWRYLNVRRLFNYLEESILLGTQWVVFEPNDDRLWSSIRRNIGAFLTQTWRDGALFGRTPAEAFYVKCDRDNNPQESIDLGQVVCEIGVAPVKPAEFVIFRLSQYSDSSSLLSE